Proteins found in one Larimichthys crocea isolate SSNF chromosome I, L_crocea_2.0, whole genome shotgun sequence genomic segment:
- the pcdh10b gene encoding protocadherin-10b isoform X1: MIVLLIVLCITDGVLSQIRYSVPEEADHGTLVGNIAEDLGLDLTKLASRRFQVVPSSRSPYLEVNLENGVLFVNEKIDREQICKQSASCQLNMEVFLENPLELFRVEIEVVDINDNPPSFPETDITVEISESATPGTRFPLESAFDPDVGSNALRTYDITNNNYFYLDVQTQTDGNKFAELVLEKPLDREQQAAHRYVLTAVDGGQPPRTGTALLVVKVLDSNDNVPVFDQPVYTVSLSENAPVGTLVIQLNATDLDEGLNGEIVYSFSNHISSRVKDLFSIDPRTGRIEVRGEVDFEESSLYQIFVQAKDLGPNAVPAHCKVLVKVTDVNDNAPEITFSTVTESVSEKAAPGTVIALLSVTDRDAEENGQIHVEILGDVPFKLKSSFRNYFTIVTDGPLNREAADSYSVTVVARDKGTPSLATSKSIRVQVSDENDNAPTFTQPIYDVYVTENNVPGAYIHAVTALDPDIGQNALISYSILECDIQGMSVKTYVSINEETGYLYALRSFDYEQLKDFTFMVEAKDAGTPELSSNATVKVIIVDQNDNPPLVLAPLGKNGTAKEPLPRSAEPGYLVTRIVAMDADDGENARLSYSIQRGNENGMFRMDWRTGELRTARRVSAKRDPHQLYDLLIEVRDHGQPPLSSSASVLVMLVDSVAEGRGAGDRGSTTKAKDGTLDLTLILIIALGSVSFIFLLVMIVLAVRCQKDKKLNIYTCLTSDCCLGCSSCCSRQGRARKKKLSKSDIMLVQSAGNVSGAGSAQVPVEESGSFGSHHQNQNYCYQVCLTPESAKTDLMFLKPCSPSRSTDTDHNPCGAIVTGYTDQQPDIISNGSILSNETKHQRAELSYLVDRPRRVNSSAFQEADLVSSKDSGHGDSEQGDSDHDATNRGHSSGADLFSNCTEECKALGHSDRCWMPSFVPSDGRQGPDYRSNLHVPGMDSVPDTEVFESTEQTADKSFSTFGKETPLSHQHLLHHQNHHHLLKNHHLSHHQGSLERKELEAFLPSSRAPYNPAYLTRKRVC; encoded by the exons ATGATTGTGCTTTTGATTGTCCTGTGCATCACGGATGGAGTGCTCTCTCAGATACGCTACTCTGTGCCGGAGGAGGCGGACCATGGCACCTTGGTGGGGAATATCGCCGAGGACCTGGGACTGGACCTTACCAAACTCGCCTCGCGCCGCTTCCAGGTGGTGCCCAGTTCTCGATCACCGTATCTGGAGGTGAACCTGGAGAACGGCGTCCTGTTCGTTAACGAAAAAATCGATCGGGAGCAGATCTGCAAGCAGAGCGCCAGCTGCCAGCTCAACATGGAGGTGTTCTTGGAGAACCCGCTCGAGCTGTTTCGGGTCGAAATTGAGGTGGTGGACATTAACGACAACCCGCCCAGCTTCCCGGAGACAGACATCACCGTGGAGATCTCAGAAAGCGCAACTCCGGGCACCCGTTTCCCTCTGGAGAGCGCGTTCGACCCGGACGTGGGCTCTAACGCTTTACGCACGTATGATatcaccaacaacaactacttTTATCTGGACGTGCAGACTCAAACGGACGGGAACAAGTTCGCGGAACTGGTCTTGGAGAAGCCGCTGGACCGGGAGCAGCAGGCGGCGCACAGGTACGTGCTGACAGCGGTGGACGGCGGACAGCCTCCCCGGACTGGCACCGCGCTGCTGGTGGTGAAAGTGCTGGACTCTAATGATAACGTGCCGGTGTTTGATCAGCCAGTCTACACGGTGAGCCTCTCTGAGAACGCACCGGTGGGCACGCTTGTCATACAGCTGAACGCCACCGACCTGGACGAGGGACTGAACGGAGAGATAGTTTATTCCTTTAGTAACCACATCTCCAGCCGAGTAAAGGACCTGTTCAGTATAGACCCGCGCACCGGACGCATCGAGGTGCGCGGAGAGGTGGACTTCGAGGAGAGCAGTCTGTATCAGATCTTCGTCCAAGCCAAGGATCTGGGGCCAAACGCAGTGCCCGCGCACTGCAAAGTGCTGGTTAAAGTCACCGACGTGAACGACAATGCACCGGAGATCACCTTCAGCACCGTCACCGAGTCGGTGAGCGAAAAAGCGGCTCCCGGTACAGTCATCGCGCTTCTGAGTGTGACTGACAGGGACGCAGAGGAAAACGGACAGATCCACGTGGAGATCCTCGGCGATGTCCCGTTCAAACTAAAATCCTCTTTCAGGAATTATTTTACCATAGTGACCGACGGGCCGTTGAACCGGGAGGCGGCTGACTCCTACTCCGTGACTGTGGTCGCGCGGGATAAAGGGACGCCCTCACTCGCCACCAGTAAGTCCATTCGAGTACAGGTGTCAGATGAGAACGACAACGCGCCCACATTCACCCAGCCCATATATGatgtgtatgtgacagagaACAACGTTCCAGGGGCGTACATACACGCTGTGACGGCTCTGGACCCGGACATCGGTCAGAACGCGCTCATCAGCTACTCCATATTAGAGTGTGACATCCAGGGCATGTCAGTCAAAACCTACGTGTCCATCAACGAGGAGACAGGCTATCTGTACGCACTCAGGTCCTTTGATTATGAGCAGCTGAAGGATTTTACATTCATGGTCGAGGCCAAAGATGCAGGCACCCCAGAACTCTCCTCCAACGCCACAGTCAAAGTCATCATTGTGGACCAGAATGACAACCCCCCTTTGGTGCTGGCCCCCCTGGGGAAGAATGGCACAGCCAAGGAGCCCCTGCCCCGTTCAGCTGAGCCAGGCTACCTGGTGACCCGCATCGTGGCCATGGACGCGGATGATGGTGAGAATGCTCGGCTGTCCTACAGCATCCAGAGGGGGAATGAGAATGGCATGTTCAGGATGGACTGGAGGACGGGTGAACTCCGGACAGCGAGGCGGGTGTCGGCCAAGCGAGACCCCCACCAGCTGTACGACCTGCTGATTGAGGTGAGAGACCACGGCCAGCCGCCGCTGTCTTCCAGTGCCAGTGTTCTGGTGATGTTGGTGGACAGTGTGGCTGAAGGCCGCGGCGCCGGGGACAGGGGAAGCACCACTAAGGCTAAAGACGGCACCCTGGACCTCACTCTCATTCTCATCATCGCCCTGGGCTCTGtctccttcatcttcctcctggTCATGATCGTGCTGGCTGTGCGCTGCCAAAAGGACAAAAAGCTCAACATTTACACCTGCCTGACCAGCGACTGCTGCCTGGGCTGCAGCTCATGCTGCTCAAGGCAGGGCCGGGCTCGCAAGAAAAAGCTCAGCAAGTCGGATATCATGCTGGTGCAAAGCGCTGGTAACGTCAGTGGAGCCGGTTCGGCTCAAGTCCCCGTGGAGGAGTCAGGGAGCTTCGGCTCCCACCACCAAAACCAGAACTATTGCTACCAGGTATGTCTGACTCCAGAGTCTGCCAAAACCGACCTCATGTTCCTAAAGCCGTGTAGTCCGTCTAGGAGCACAGACACCGATCACAACCCGTGCGGGGCCATAGTGACAGGGTACACAGACCAGCAGCCTGACATCATATCAAATGGCAGCATTTTATCAAATGAG ACCAAACACCAGCGAGCTGAACTCAGCTACCTGGTTGACAGGCCGAGACGTGTCAACAG TTCGGCGTTCCAGGAGGCTGACCTGGTCAGCTCCAAAGACAGCGGTCACGGAGACAGTGAGCAAGGAGACAGCGACCACGACGCCACCAACCGAGGCCACTCCTCTG GCGCCGATCTGTTCTCTAACTGCACAGAGGAGTGTAAGGCCCTGGGCCACTCTGATCGCTGCTGGATGCCGAGCTTTGTGCCCTCTGACGGGCGCCAGGGCCCGGACTACCGCAGCAACCTCCACGTGCCCGGCATGGACTCAGTCCCGGACACAGAGGTATTTGAAAGCACAGAGCAAACGGCCGATAAGTCATTCTCCACCTTTGGCAAAGAGACGCCTCTCAGTCACCAACACCTCCTACACCACcaaaaccaccaccaccttctcaAAAACCATCACCTCAGCCACCACCAGGGCTCCCTAGAGAGGAAAGAGTTGGAAGCATTTCTGCCTAGCTCCAGAGCACCTTATAACCCAGCTTATTTAA CGAGGAAAAGGGTTTGCTAG
- the pcdh10b gene encoding protocadherin-10b isoform X3, with protein MIVLLIVLCITDGVLSQIRYSVPEEADHGTLVGNIAEDLGLDLTKLASRRFQVVPSSRSPYLEVNLENGVLFVNEKIDREQICKQSASCQLNMEVFLENPLELFRVEIEVVDINDNPPSFPETDITVEISESATPGTRFPLESAFDPDVGSNALRTYDITNNNYFYLDVQTQTDGNKFAELVLEKPLDREQQAAHRYVLTAVDGGQPPRTGTALLVVKVLDSNDNVPVFDQPVYTVSLSENAPVGTLVIQLNATDLDEGLNGEIVYSFSNHISSRVKDLFSIDPRTGRIEVRGEVDFEESSLYQIFVQAKDLGPNAVPAHCKVLVKVTDVNDNAPEITFSTVTESVSEKAAPGTVIALLSVTDRDAEENGQIHVEILGDVPFKLKSSFRNYFTIVTDGPLNREAADSYSVTVVARDKGTPSLATSKSIRVQVSDENDNAPTFTQPIYDVYVTENNVPGAYIHAVTALDPDIGQNALISYSILECDIQGMSVKTYVSINEETGYLYALRSFDYEQLKDFTFMVEAKDAGTPELSSNATVKVIIVDQNDNPPLVLAPLGKNGTAKEPLPRSAEPGYLVTRIVAMDADDGENARLSYSIQRGNENGMFRMDWRTGELRTARRVSAKRDPHQLYDLLIEVRDHGQPPLSSSASVLVMLVDSVAEGRGAGDRGSTTKAKDGTLDLTLILIIALGSVSFIFLLVMIVLAVRCQKDKKLNIYTCLTSDCCLGCSSCCSRQGRARKKKLSKSDIMLVQSAGNVSGAGSAQVPVEESGSFGSHHQNQNYCYQVCLTPESAKTDLMFLKPCSPSRSTDTDHNPCGAIVTGYTDQQPDIISNGSILSNETKHQRAELSYLVDRPRRVNSSAFQEADLVSSKDSGHGDSEQGDSDHDATNRGHSSGADLFSNCTEECKALGHSDRCWMPSFVPSDGRQGPDYRSNLHVPGMDSVPDTERGKGFASSFRVDIPETA; from the exons ATGATTGTGCTTTTGATTGTCCTGTGCATCACGGATGGAGTGCTCTCTCAGATACGCTACTCTGTGCCGGAGGAGGCGGACCATGGCACCTTGGTGGGGAATATCGCCGAGGACCTGGGACTGGACCTTACCAAACTCGCCTCGCGCCGCTTCCAGGTGGTGCCCAGTTCTCGATCACCGTATCTGGAGGTGAACCTGGAGAACGGCGTCCTGTTCGTTAACGAAAAAATCGATCGGGAGCAGATCTGCAAGCAGAGCGCCAGCTGCCAGCTCAACATGGAGGTGTTCTTGGAGAACCCGCTCGAGCTGTTTCGGGTCGAAATTGAGGTGGTGGACATTAACGACAACCCGCCCAGCTTCCCGGAGACAGACATCACCGTGGAGATCTCAGAAAGCGCAACTCCGGGCACCCGTTTCCCTCTGGAGAGCGCGTTCGACCCGGACGTGGGCTCTAACGCTTTACGCACGTATGATatcaccaacaacaactacttTTATCTGGACGTGCAGACTCAAACGGACGGGAACAAGTTCGCGGAACTGGTCTTGGAGAAGCCGCTGGACCGGGAGCAGCAGGCGGCGCACAGGTACGTGCTGACAGCGGTGGACGGCGGACAGCCTCCCCGGACTGGCACCGCGCTGCTGGTGGTGAAAGTGCTGGACTCTAATGATAACGTGCCGGTGTTTGATCAGCCAGTCTACACGGTGAGCCTCTCTGAGAACGCACCGGTGGGCACGCTTGTCATACAGCTGAACGCCACCGACCTGGACGAGGGACTGAACGGAGAGATAGTTTATTCCTTTAGTAACCACATCTCCAGCCGAGTAAAGGACCTGTTCAGTATAGACCCGCGCACCGGACGCATCGAGGTGCGCGGAGAGGTGGACTTCGAGGAGAGCAGTCTGTATCAGATCTTCGTCCAAGCCAAGGATCTGGGGCCAAACGCAGTGCCCGCGCACTGCAAAGTGCTGGTTAAAGTCACCGACGTGAACGACAATGCACCGGAGATCACCTTCAGCACCGTCACCGAGTCGGTGAGCGAAAAAGCGGCTCCCGGTACAGTCATCGCGCTTCTGAGTGTGACTGACAGGGACGCAGAGGAAAACGGACAGATCCACGTGGAGATCCTCGGCGATGTCCCGTTCAAACTAAAATCCTCTTTCAGGAATTATTTTACCATAGTGACCGACGGGCCGTTGAACCGGGAGGCGGCTGACTCCTACTCCGTGACTGTGGTCGCGCGGGATAAAGGGACGCCCTCACTCGCCACCAGTAAGTCCATTCGAGTACAGGTGTCAGATGAGAACGACAACGCGCCCACATTCACCCAGCCCATATATGatgtgtatgtgacagagaACAACGTTCCAGGGGCGTACATACACGCTGTGACGGCTCTGGACCCGGACATCGGTCAGAACGCGCTCATCAGCTACTCCATATTAGAGTGTGACATCCAGGGCATGTCAGTCAAAACCTACGTGTCCATCAACGAGGAGACAGGCTATCTGTACGCACTCAGGTCCTTTGATTATGAGCAGCTGAAGGATTTTACATTCATGGTCGAGGCCAAAGATGCAGGCACCCCAGAACTCTCCTCCAACGCCACAGTCAAAGTCATCATTGTGGACCAGAATGACAACCCCCCTTTGGTGCTGGCCCCCCTGGGGAAGAATGGCACAGCCAAGGAGCCCCTGCCCCGTTCAGCTGAGCCAGGCTACCTGGTGACCCGCATCGTGGCCATGGACGCGGATGATGGTGAGAATGCTCGGCTGTCCTACAGCATCCAGAGGGGGAATGAGAATGGCATGTTCAGGATGGACTGGAGGACGGGTGAACTCCGGACAGCGAGGCGGGTGTCGGCCAAGCGAGACCCCCACCAGCTGTACGACCTGCTGATTGAGGTGAGAGACCACGGCCAGCCGCCGCTGTCTTCCAGTGCCAGTGTTCTGGTGATGTTGGTGGACAGTGTGGCTGAAGGCCGCGGCGCCGGGGACAGGGGAAGCACCACTAAGGCTAAAGACGGCACCCTGGACCTCACTCTCATTCTCATCATCGCCCTGGGCTCTGtctccttcatcttcctcctggTCATGATCGTGCTGGCTGTGCGCTGCCAAAAGGACAAAAAGCTCAACATTTACACCTGCCTGACCAGCGACTGCTGCCTGGGCTGCAGCTCATGCTGCTCAAGGCAGGGCCGGGCTCGCAAGAAAAAGCTCAGCAAGTCGGATATCATGCTGGTGCAAAGCGCTGGTAACGTCAGTGGAGCCGGTTCGGCTCAAGTCCCCGTGGAGGAGTCAGGGAGCTTCGGCTCCCACCACCAAAACCAGAACTATTGCTACCAGGTATGTCTGACTCCAGAGTCTGCCAAAACCGACCTCATGTTCCTAAAGCCGTGTAGTCCGTCTAGGAGCACAGACACCGATCACAACCCGTGCGGGGCCATAGTGACAGGGTACACAGACCAGCAGCCTGACATCATATCAAATGGCAGCATTTTATCAAATGAG ACCAAACACCAGCGAGCTGAACTCAGCTACCTGGTTGACAGGCCGAGACGTGTCAACAG TTCGGCGTTCCAGGAGGCTGACCTGGTCAGCTCCAAAGACAGCGGTCACGGAGACAGTGAGCAAGGAGACAGCGACCACGACGCCACCAACCGAGGCCACTCCTCTG GCGCCGATCTGTTCTCTAACTGCACAGAGGAGTGTAAGGCCCTGGGCCACTCTGATCGCTGCTGGATGCCGAGCTTTGTGCCCTCTGACGGGCGCCAGGGCCCGGACTACCGCAGCAACCTCCACGTGCCCGGCATGGACTCAGTCCCGGACACAGAG CGAGGAAAAGGGTTTGCTAGCTCCTTTCGTGTGGACATACCGGAGACTGCGTGA
- the pcdh10b gene encoding protocadherin-10b isoform X2 — MIVLLIVLCITDGVLSQIRYSVPEEADHGTLVGNIAEDLGLDLTKLASRRFQVVPSSRSPYLEVNLENGVLFVNEKIDREQICKQSASCQLNMEVFLENPLELFRVEIEVVDINDNPPSFPETDITVEISESATPGTRFPLESAFDPDVGSNALRTYDITNNNYFYLDVQTQTDGNKFAELVLEKPLDREQQAAHRYVLTAVDGGQPPRTGTALLVVKVLDSNDNVPVFDQPVYTVSLSENAPVGTLVIQLNATDLDEGLNGEIVYSFSNHISSRVKDLFSIDPRTGRIEVRGEVDFEESSLYQIFVQAKDLGPNAVPAHCKVLVKVTDVNDNAPEITFSTVTESVSEKAAPGTVIALLSVTDRDAEENGQIHVEILGDVPFKLKSSFRNYFTIVTDGPLNREAADSYSVTVVARDKGTPSLATSKSIRVQVSDENDNAPTFTQPIYDVYVTENNVPGAYIHAVTALDPDIGQNALISYSILECDIQGMSVKTYVSINEETGYLYALRSFDYEQLKDFTFMVEAKDAGTPELSSNATVKVIIVDQNDNPPLVLAPLGKNGTAKEPLPRSAEPGYLVTRIVAMDADDGENARLSYSIQRGNENGMFRMDWRTGELRTARRVSAKRDPHQLYDLLIEVRDHGQPPLSSSASVLVMLVDSVAEGRGAGDRGSTTKAKDGTLDLTLILIIALGSVSFIFLLVMIVLAVRCQKDKKLNIYTCLTSDCCLGCSSCCSRQGRARKKKLSKSDIMLVQSAGNVSGAGSAQVPVEESGSFGSHHQNQNYCYQTKHQRAELSYLVDRPRRVNSSAFQEADLVSSKDSGHGDSEQGDSDHDATNRGHSSGADLFSNCTEECKALGHSDRCWMPSFVPSDGRQGPDYRSNLHVPGMDSVPDTEVFESTEQTADKSFSTFGKETPLSHQHLLHHQNHHHLLKNHHLSHHQGSLERKELEAFLPSSRAPYNPAYLTRKRVC; from the exons ATGATTGTGCTTTTGATTGTCCTGTGCATCACGGATGGAGTGCTCTCTCAGATACGCTACTCTGTGCCGGAGGAGGCGGACCATGGCACCTTGGTGGGGAATATCGCCGAGGACCTGGGACTGGACCTTACCAAACTCGCCTCGCGCCGCTTCCAGGTGGTGCCCAGTTCTCGATCACCGTATCTGGAGGTGAACCTGGAGAACGGCGTCCTGTTCGTTAACGAAAAAATCGATCGGGAGCAGATCTGCAAGCAGAGCGCCAGCTGCCAGCTCAACATGGAGGTGTTCTTGGAGAACCCGCTCGAGCTGTTTCGGGTCGAAATTGAGGTGGTGGACATTAACGACAACCCGCCCAGCTTCCCGGAGACAGACATCACCGTGGAGATCTCAGAAAGCGCAACTCCGGGCACCCGTTTCCCTCTGGAGAGCGCGTTCGACCCGGACGTGGGCTCTAACGCTTTACGCACGTATGATatcaccaacaacaactacttTTATCTGGACGTGCAGACTCAAACGGACGGGAACAAGTTCGCGGAACTGGTCTTGGAGAAGCCGCTGGACCGGGAGCAGCAGGCGGCGCACAGGTACGTGCTGACAGCGGTGGACGGCGGACAGCCTCCCCGGACTGGCACCGCGCTGCTGGTGGTGAAAGTGCTGGACTCTAATGATAACGTGCCGGTGTTTGATCAGCCAGTCTACACGGTGAGCCTCTCTGAGAACGCACCGGTGGGCACGCTTGTCATACAGCTGAACGCCACCGACCTGGACGAGGGACTGAACGGAGAGATAGTTTATTCCTTTAGTAACCACATCTCCAGCCGAGTAAAGGACCTGTTCAGTATAGACCCGCGCACCGGACGCATCGAGGTGCGCGGAGAGGTGGACTTCGAGGAGAGCAGTCTGTATCAGATCTTCGTCCAAGCCAAGGATCTGGGGCCAAACGCAGTGCCCGCGCACTGCAAAGTGCTGGTTAAAGTCACCGACGTGAACGACAATGCACCGGAGATCACCTTCAGCACCGTCACCGAGTCGGTGAGCGAAAAAGCGGCTCCCGGTACAGTCATCGCGCTTCTGAGTGTGACTGACAGGGACGCAGAGGAAAACGGACAGATCCACGTGGAGATCCTCGGCGATGTCCCGTTCAAACTAAAATCCTCTTTCAGGAATTATTTTACCATAGTGACCGACGGGCCGTTGAACCGGGAGGCGGCTGACTCCTACTCCGTGACTGTGGTCGCGCGGGATAAAGGGACGCCCTCACTCGCCACCAGTAAGTCCATTCGAGTACAGGTGTCAGATGAGAACGACAACGCGCCCACATTCACCCAGCCCATATATGatgtgtatgtgacagagaACAACGTTCCAGGGGCGTACATACACGCTGTGACGGCTCTGGACCCGGACATCGGTCAGAACGCGCTCATCAGCTACTCCATATTAGAGTGTGACATCCAGGGCATGTCAGTCAAAACCTACGTGTCCATCAACGAGGAGACAGGCTATCTGTACGCACTCAGGTCCTTTGATTATGAGCAGCTGAAGGATTTTACATTCATGGTCGAGGCCAAAGATGCAGGCACCCCAGAACTCTCCTCCAACGCCACAGTCAAAGTCATCATTGTGGACCAGAATGACAACCCCCCTTTGGTGCTGGCCCCCCTGGGGAAGAATGGCACAGCCAAGGAGCCCCTGCCCCGTTCAGCTGAGCCAGGCTACCTGGTGACCCGCATCGTGGCCATGGACGCGGATGATGGTGAGAATGCTCGGCTGTCCTACAGCATCCAGAGGGGGAATGAGAATGGCATGTTCAGGATGGACTGGAGGACGGGTGAACTCCGGACAGCGAGGCGGGTGTCGGCCAAGCGAGACCCCCACCAGCTGTACGACCTGCTGATTGAGGTGAGAGACCACGGCCAGCCGCCGCTGTCTTCCAGTGCCAGTGTTCTGGTGATGTTGGTGGACAGTGTGGCTGAAGGCCGCGGCGCCGGGGACAGGGGAAGCACCACTAAGGCTAAAGACGGCACCCTGGACCTCACTCTCATTCTCATCATCGCCCTGGGCTCTGtctccttcatcttcctcctggTCATGATCGTGCTGGCTGTGCGCTGCCAAAAGGACAAAAAGCTCAACATTTACACCTGCCTGACCAGCGACTGCTGCCTGGGCTGCAGCTCATGCTGCTCAAGGCAGGGCCGGGCTCGCAAGAAAAAGCTCAGCAAGTCGGATATCATGCTGGTGCAAAGCGCTGGTAACGTCAGTGGAGCCGGTTCGGCTCAAGTCCCCGTGGAGGAGTCAGGGAGCTTCGGCTCCCACCACCAAAACCAGAACTATTGCTACCAG ACCAAACACCAGCGAGCTGAACTCAGCTACCTGGTTGACAGGCCGAGACGTGTCAACAG TTCGGCGTTCCAGGAGGCTGACCTGGTCAGCTCCAAAGACAGCGGTCACGGAGACAGTGAGCAAGGAGACAGCGACCACGACGCCACCAACCGAGGCCACTCCTCTG GCGCCGATCTGTTCTCTAACTGCACAGAGGAGTGTAAGGCCCTGGGCCACTCTGATCGCTGCTGGATGCCGAGCTTTGTGCCCTCTGACGGGCGCCAGGGCCCGGACTACCGCAGCAACCTCCACGTGCCCGGCATGGACTCAGTCCCGGACACAGAGGTATTTGAAAGCACAGAGCAAACGGCCGATAAGTCATTCTCCACCTTTGGCAAAGAGACGCCTCTCAGTCACCAACACCTCCTACACCACcaaaaccaccaccaccttctcaAAAACCATCACCTCAGCCACCACCAGGGCTCCCTAGAGAGGAAAGAGTTGGAAGCATTTCTGCCTAGCTCCAGAGCACCTTATAACCCAGCTTATTTAA CGAGGAAAAGGGTTTGCTAG